DNA sequence from the Bacteroidota bacterium genome:
TTCTCTCCGCGATACCGAGGAGCCCCACGAGAACGGTAGCGACGTGGAGTCCGCCACAACTTGATATTTTTTTGATGACGACTAGAAGATTTTTCTTCTTTGCAATCGTCCTCTCTTTTGTGATCGTTACTGTGCCGCTTTATTGGCCCAGTCTCACGCCGAAGGTTGGATCAGATGCATTGATAGAATTTATTGGAGATGGCGAAGCCCCGGCCATTCTCGACGTACGGACCAAAGCTGAATTTGACACGGGTCATCTGCCCAATGCAATTCATGCATCCGTGTTTTCTCTTTTTACAGAGCACAAGAACCTCGCAATTTCAGAGCAGGAAACCCTTGTTGTGTATTGTGGCACCGGGTTGCGTGCCCGGGTAGGCGCCCTAATTCTGCGTATGGCCGGCTACACCTCGGTCTATATGCTCGAAGGGCAATTCAACGGCTGGAAAAGAGACGGATATCCGGTGATTCGGGTATAGAATGTCAAATTGTCTCTTCGTTTAAATTGCTTGTAT
Encoded proteins:
- a CDS encoding rhodanese-like domain-containing protein; translation: MTTRRFFFFAIVLSFVIVTVPLYWPSLTPKVGSDALIEFIGDGEAPAILDVRTKAEFDTGHLPNAIHASVFSLFTEHKNLAISEQETLVVYCGTGLRARVGALILRMAGYTSVYMLEGQFNGWKRDGYPVIRV